A single genomic interval of Pectinophora gossypiella unplaced genomic scaffold, ilPecGoss1.1 Pgos_30, whole genome shotgun sequence harbors:
- the LOC126380881 gene encoding uncharacterized protein LOC126380881, which translates to MSIGKLGPFDLDKDNWDLYVDRLEQYFIANDIKEAVKVATLITVIGSDAYELMVNLCTPEKPSTKSFSQLVKVMKTHLQPRPSLLAERFKFRQRSQKRGEKIADYAAELKKLTKDCGFTSSTLKENLRDQFVCGLISDAIRQRLFTEDGIEFDKAYQLAVTMETAETDAAMVEGRTRGGDGIPLASTSVNQLSSARRREQTVAREHRVNKSGGSGPGEAGANGSRSTRESVWRGSASGTSAAASGKRQFTKQVTSAGGAAGRCAACGGQHTTNTCRFRVYVCRICNQQGHLKKVCPNVLNGASPSSLYNVHEEQIKFQDSGSSDSDEVNNPY; encoded by the coding sequence ATGTCGATCGGGAAGTTAGGTCCGTTCGACCTTGACAAGGACAATTGGGATCTATACGTGGATCGACTAGAACAATATTTTATCGCTAATGACATTAAAGAGGCGGTGAAAGTGGCAACTTTAATAACTGTTATCGGTAGTGACGCTTATGAGCTTATGGTAAATTTATGTACACCGGAAAAACCATCAACAAAGTCATTTTCGCAATTAGTGAAGGTTATGAAGACTCACTTACAACCTAGGCCAAGTCTATTAGCAGAGCGGTTCAAATTTAGGCAACGATCACAAAAGAGGGGTGAAAAGATTGCGGACTACGCCGCCGAGTTAAAAAAACTGACAAAGGACTGTGGGTTTACTTCGTCTACATTAAAGGAGAACCTGCGTGATCAGTTTGTGTGCGGTCTAATTAGTGACGCTATCCGCCAACGGTTGTTCACGGAGGACGGGATCGAGTTCGATAAGGCATATCAGCTGGCGGTGACGATGGAAACGGCTGAGACGGATGCAGCCATGGTAGAAGGCCGTACCAGGGGAGGTGACGGTATACCACTGGCTAGCACATCGGTAAATCAGTTATCATCAGCGCGACGACGGGAGCAAACAGTAGCACGAGAGCACCGCGTAAACAAAAGCGGCGGCAGCGGGCCGGGGGAGGCCGGAGCTAACGGCAGTCGTTCAACGCGTGAGTCAGTTTGGCGCGGTAGTGCAAGTGGCACAAGCGCAGCGGCGAGCGGGAAGCGTCAGTTCACCAAACAGGTGACATCGGCGGGAGGAGCCGCGGGTCGTTGTGCAGCCTGTGGAGGGCAGCATACTACTAATACGTGCAGATTTCGAGTTTACGTATGTAGAATTTGCAACCAACAGGGACATCTAAAAAAGGTGTGTCCTAATGTTTTGAACGGAGCATCGCCATCGTCGCTTTATAATGTACATGAAGAACAGATAAAGTTCCAAGACAGTGGTAGCAGTGACAGTGACGAGGTaaataatccatactaa